One segment of Polypterus senegalus isolate Bchr_013 chromosome 8, ASM1683550v1, whole genome shotgun sequence DNA contains the following:
- the LOC120534563 gene encoding putative tyramine receptor 2 — protein sequence MGSLDIPNNFRNNTSGELIHLMSLLAHGLILSLTFLAGIAGNTLVIWAVYRKAALQTPNNALLVNLAVGDLLRCLIDIPLLLTIVLLGDRRQDLGTGPCHAQVFAFSLSCCVQLFTLASIGAERYQAIAHPFKTAKRKKRVQVLIPLTWLGAALISAACIAFVKSTPVYAVCRGMAVHVCVYSDSFGLYVLVPVWLASLGFIVGFYARIYLLVKTHAKKIFDEGKSQDGNSAGMRTQDNTAASSAAVPTGVNEQMSSALKTQAQSSGCPPLKADINDEPQVQTTVGQQAVDQPAGVDCTPSGALPMETEDGRLAATAPPVDIVGAVCIMPKGNREKARKRTEGKLAKRSGYIILTFLALWLPLIVLVIFNFIVCHSNTAIQLALEGEIFATAVTCTTSAINPITYAVVNPQFRTEFQQLRIKVISKLCSRVT from the exons ATGGGGTCATTAGATATTCCAAATAACTTCCGAAACAACACCAGCGGAGAACTGATCCACCTGATGTCTCTTCTGGCCCACGGGTTAATTTTGTCGCTCACCTTCTTAGCAGGCATTGCGGGGAACACGCTGGTCATCTGGGCGGTGTACCGTAAGGCAGCACTTCAAACTCCCAACAACGCCCTGCTGGTGAACCTAGCAGTCGGCGACCTCCTCCGATGCCTGATCGACATCCCGTTACTTCTGACGATCGTGCTATTGGGGGACCGCCGGCAGGATTTGGGCACCGGACCGTGCCACGCTCAAGTCTTCGCTTTTTCCTTGAGTTGCTGCGTGCAGTTGTTTACCTTGGCGAGCATCGGCGCCGAACGGTATCAGGCTATCGCGCACCCTTTTAAAACGGCCAAGAGGAAGAAGAGAGTTCAGGTGCTCATTCCGCTCACCTGGCTCGGGGCAGCGCTCATCTCTGCAGCGTGCATCGCTTTCGTGAAGAGCACTCCGGTCTACGCGGTGTGCCGGGGCATGGCAGTACACGTGTGCGTCTACAGCGACTCCTTCGGGTTGTACGTTCTGGTGCCAGTATGGCTAGCGTCCCTTGGTTTCATTGTGGGCTTTTACGCTCGGATCTACCTTTTAGTGAAGACTCACGCCAAGAAAATTTTTGACGAGGGAAAGTCCCAGGACGGGAACTCAGCAGGTATGCGGACACAAGACAATACAGCGGCTTCTTCAGCCGCTGTGCCAACCGGAGTCAATGAACAGATGAGTTCTGCTTTAAAAACACAGGCTCAATCATCAGGGTGCCCCCCTCTTAAAGCAGATATCAACGACGAGCCTCAAGTGCAAACCACCGTGGGGCAACAGGCGGTTGATCAGCCGGCCGGGGTTGACTGCACCCCGAGCGGGGCACTCCCTATGGAGACAGAGGACGGGCGGTTGGCGGCCACGGCTCCGCCTGTGGATATTGTCGGGGCCGTGTGCATCATGCCGAAAGGAAACAGAGAGAAAGCGCGGAAGAGGACAGAGGGCAAGCTGGCCAAACGCTCGGGCTACATCATTCTTACCTTCCTGGCCTTGTGGTTGCCGCTTATCGTGCTGgtgatttttaatttcattgtctGCCACAGCAATACCGCC ATCCAGCTGGCATTAGAAGGGGAAATATTTGCTACAGCAGTAACATGCACTACTTCAGCTATAAACCCCATAACCTATGCTGTTGTCAACCCACAGTTCAGAACAGAATTTCAGCAACTGCGGATAAAAGTTATTTCTAAACTTTGCTCTAGAGttacataa
- the ing3 gene encoding inhibitor of growth protein 3, translated as MLYLEDYLEMIEQLPMDLRDRFTEMREMDLQVQNAMDQLEQRVNEFFINAKKNKPEWRDEQMEAIKKDYYKALEDADEKVQLANQIYDLVDRHLRKLDQELAKFKMELEADNAGITEILERRSLEMDSPSQPVNNHHSHSHTSVEKRKYTTPTHHATEHLPEKKFKSEALLSTLTSDASKENNQGCRNNNISTSSNNVYNVNSAQPITSYSLNSLSSGAAAGAGAITMAAAQAVQATAQMKEGRRTSSLKASFEAIKNNDFQIGREFSLTRENAGYSSALASTLTQTLTSNSSDSRSGRKTKSNTKSSNHQSSSSSSSSSLSSCSSSSALAQELSQQAASLPESDSNSQVDWTYDPNEPRYCICNQVSYGEMVGCDNQDCPIEWFHYGCVGLTEAPKGKWYCPQCTAAMKRRGSRHK; from the exons ATGCTGTACCTCGAAGATTATCTTGAAA TGATCGAGCAGCTTCCCATGGATCTGCGCGACAGGTTTACGGAAATGAGAGAAATGGATCTACAAGTTCAGA atGCAATGGATCAACTCGAACAGAGAGTCAATGAATtttttataaatgcaaagaaaaacaagcctGAGTGGAGAGATGAACAAATGGAAGCAATAAAAAAG GATTATTACAAAGCATTAGAAGATGCTGATGAGAAGGTTCAGTTAGCAAACCAGATATATGATTTG GTTGATAGACACCTCAGAAAACTCGATCAAGAACTTGCAAAATTTAAAATGGAATTGGAAGCTGATAATGCTGGTATTACAGAAATATTAGAAAGAC GCTCTTTAGAAATGGATAGCCCATCTCAACCAGTAAATAATCATCATTCTCATTCACACACTTCAGTTGAAA AAAGAAAATATACAACTCCTACTCACCATGCTACAGAACATCTTCCTGAAAAGAAGTTTAAATCTGAAGCACTTTTATCCACCCTCACTTCAGATGCttctaaagaaaataatcaaG GATGTCGCAACAATAATATATCCACCTCTTCAAACAATGTTTACAATGTAAACTCTGCTCAGCCTATTACATCCTACAGTCTGAACTCCCTGTCTTCGGGAGCTGCAGCTGGTGCTGGTGCAATCACTATGGCAGCCGCTCAAGCTGTCCAAGCAACTGCTCAG ATGAAAGAAGGAAGGAGAACGTCAAGTTTAAAGGCTAGTTTTGAAGCAATCAAAAATAACGATTTTCAGATTGGAAGAGAATTTTCTTTAACAAGAGAGAATGCAGGGTATTCTTCTGCTTTGGCTTCAACACTTACACAAACACTAACTTCAAACTCGTCAGATTCAAGAAGTGGCCGTAAAACCAA aagtaACACCAAATCTTCAAACCATCAGTCTTCATCATCCTCTTCCTCATCTTCTTTGTCCTCCTGTTCATCGTCTTCAGCATTAGCACAGGAACTTTCACAGCAGGCTGCTTCACTTCCAGAATCTGACTCAAACAGTCAAGTTGACTGGACATATGATCCAAATGAGCCCCGTTATTGTATTTGTAATCAG GTATCATATGGAGAAATGGTGGGTTGTGATAACCAAGAT TGTCCGATTGAATGGTTTCATTATGGATGTGTTGGATTAACAGAGGCTCCAAAGGGCAAGTGGTACTGTCCTCAATGTACAGCTGCTATGAAGAGAAGAGGAAGCAGGcataaataa